A region from the Arachis ipaensis cultivar K30076 chromosome B01, Araip1.1, whole genome shotgun sequence genome encodes:
- the LOC107643643 gene encoding uncharacterized protein LOC107643643: protein MPLAMGSDAGVTIERSSFVNCASICDRDFPEEEEESDASSSSSSSSIGRNSGSSEDSSDREDSGETEVQSSFKGPLDTMNDLEQDLPVKKGISKFYSGKSKSFTSLADAISVTSVQEIVKPEDPYAKKRKNLLARNLLIERSRSSDNFGGMLKRKSNIRRGPSCLTLSSSEEGNSSASTSISPPFPLPPLHPQAKKSSANAPQPCPPVRNSPWRSYSWSDLQSAAETHDLPSLAICSGNKGNKVH, encoded by the exons ATGCCGTTAGCTATGGGAAGCGATGCAGGGGTTACGATCGAACGGTCCAGCTTCGTGAACTGCGCCTCGATCTGCGATCGTGATTTTccggaggaggaagaagaatcgGACGCTAGCAGctcctcctcttcatcttcaatCGGAAGGAACAGTGGCTCGTCCGAAGATTCTTCCGACCGGGAAGATTCTGGCGAAACAGAGGTGCAGAGCTCCTTCAAGGGGCCTTTGGATACCATGAATGATCTAGAACAAGATTTGCCTGTCAA GAAAGGCATATCCAAGTTCTATAGTGGCAAATCAAAGTCCTTCACAAGTTTAGCTGATGCCATCTCTGTAACTTCTGTGCAAGAGATAGTAAAGCCAGAGGATCCTTATGCCAAGAAACGCAAAAACCTCCTTGCCCGCAACCTATTAATCGAGAGGAGCCGCAGCTCAGATAATTTTGGTGGAATGTTAAAGCGAAAGTCTAACATCCGCCGAGGCCCATCTTGTCTTACTTTGAGCAGCAGTGAGGAAGGGAACAGTTCCGCTTCCACGTCGATATCACCTCCTTTCCCTCTTCCCCCTCTTCATCCACAGGCCAAGAAGTCATCTGCAAATGCACCACAACCATGTCCTCCAGTGCGGAACTCTCCGTGGCGGTCATACTCCTGGTCTGATCTTCAGTCTGCAGCAGAGACTCATGACCTGCCTAGCTTGGCAATATGTAGTGGAAACAAAGGGAACAAAGTACATTGA
- the LOC107643670 gene encoding thiol protease aleurain (The sequence of the model RefSeq protein was modified relative to this genomic sequence to represent the inferred CDS: added 9 bases not found in genome assembly) — MTHSSLLLLFFMAAVAASSFDDSNPIRLVSDELHGIESQVRHVIGESAHAVSFARFARRFGKSYRTTEEMKRRFQIFSDNLKLIRSTNRKRLSYTLGVNHFADWSWEEFKTQRLGAAQNCSATLKGSHKITQAPLPESKDWREEGIVSPVKNQGQCGSCWTFSTTGALEAAYAQAYGKNISLSEQQLVDCAGNFNNFGCNGGLPSQAFEYIKYNGGLETEEAYPYTAKDGVCKFTAANVAVQVTESFNITLGAEDELKHAVAFVRPVSVAFEVVDSFQSYAGGVYTSKTCGSKPMDVNHAVLAIGYGVEGGVPYWLIKNSWGEEWGDKGYFKMEMGKNMCGVATCASYPSVA; from the exons TCATCGCTGCTCCTACTGTTTTTCATGGCCGCCGTGGCCGCATCCAGCTTCGACGACTCCAACCCCATCCGGCTGGTATCCGACGAGCTCCACGGAATCGAGTCACAGGTCCGGCACGTGATCGGCGAGAGCGCCCATGCAGTGTCGTTCGCCCGCTTCGCCCGGCGCTTCGGGAAGAGTTACCGGACGACGGAGGAGATGAAGCGAAGGTTCCAGATCTTCTCTGATAATTTGAAACTCATCAGATCCACCAACAGGAAGCGGCTTTCGTACACTCTCGGTGTTAATC ACTTTGCTGATTGGAGTTGGGAGGAGTTCAAAACACAGAGACTTGGCGCTGCTCAAAATTGCTCTGCCACCCTCAAAGGCAGCCACAAGATCACCCAAGCTCCTCTTCCTGAATCG AAAGACTGGAGAGAAGAAGGTATAGTCAGTCCAGTAAAAAATCAAGGCCAGTGCGGATCTTGCTGGACATTCAG CACAACTGGAGCATTGGAGGCTGCCTATGCGCAAGCATATGGAAAGAATATCTCTCTTTCTGAGCAGCAGCTGGTAGATTGTGCTGGTAATTTCAACAACTTTGGCTGCAATGGTGGGTTACCGTCCCAAGCCTTTGAGTATATTAAATACAACGGTGGCCTTGAGACTGAGGAGGCATACCCCTATACTGCAAAAGATGGTGTTTGCAAATTTACAGCTGCAAATGTTGCCGTTCAGGTCACTGAGTCTTTCAACATCACCCTG GGTGCTGAGGATGAATTGAAACACGCAGTTGCTTTTGTTCGGCCAGTTAGTGTGGCATTTGAGGTGGTTGACAGCTTCCAATCTTACGCGGGAGGAGTTTACACTAGTAAAACTTGTGGCAGCAAGCCAATG GATGTGAATCATGCTGTTCTTGCCATTGGGTATGGAGTTGAAGGTGGTGTCCCGTATTGGCTCATAAAAAATTCGTGGGGAGAAGAATGGGGTGACAAAGGCTACTTCAAGATGGAAATGGGCAAGAATATGTGTG GTGTTGCAACTTGTGCGTCGTATCCTTCTGTGGCATAA
- the LOC107615827 gene encoding cellulose synthase-like protein D4, producing the protein MLKPPSPDPLLGSADDKIIDFAEVDIRLPMFVYVSREKRPGYDHNKKAGAMNALVRASAILSNGPFILNLDCDHYIYNCKAVREGMCFMMDRGGENICYIQFPQRFEGIDPSDRYANHNTVFFDGNMRALDGLQGPVYVGTGCMFRRFALYGFNPPLVDQVNPKKGESESEMQALSASEFDRDLDVNLLPKRFGNYTMLAESIPIAEFQGRPLADHPAVKYGRPPGALRVPRDPLDATTVAEAVSVISCWYEDKTEWGYRVGWIYGSVTEDVVTGYRMHNRGWRSVYCVTKRDSFRGSAPINLTDRLHQVLRWATGSVEIFFSKNNALLASRRLNFLQRLAYLNVGIYPFTSVFLIVYCFLPALSLFSGFFIVQTLSIAFLIYLLTITICLVLLAILEVKWSGVELEQWWRNEQFWLISGTSAHFAAVVQGLLKVIAGIEINFTLTSKSAAEDDEDIYADLYIVKWSSLMIPPIVIAMVNIIAIVVAFSRTIFSVYPDWSKFIGGAFFSFWVLAHLYPFAKGLMGRRGKTPTIVYVWAGLVAITISLLWIAISPPKGGAKGVKTEFQFP; encoded by the exons ATGTTGAAGCCGCCAAGTCCTGATCCATTGTTAGGAAGTGCAGATGACAAGATCATAGACTTTGCAGAAGTAGATATACGATTACCAATGTTTGTGTATGTATCTCGAGAGAAACGCCCGGGTTACGATCACAACAAGAAAGCAGGTGCCATGAATGCACTAGTTCGAGCATCCGCGATTCTGTCGAATGGGCCATTCATTCTGAACCTTGACTGTGACCACTACATCTATAATTGCAAGGCGGTGCGAGAAGGAATGTGCTTCATGATGGATAGAGGTGGTGAAAACATATGCTATATCCAATTCCCACAGAGGTTTGAAGGAATTGATCCTTCAGATCGCTATGCCAACCACAATACTGTCTTCTTTGATGGTAACATGCGAGCTCTTGATGGTCTTCAAGGCCCAGTTTATGTGGGAACGGGTTGCATGTTTCGAAGATTTGCACTATATGGTTTTAACCCTCCCTTGGTGGATCAGGTAAACCCTAAAAAAGGTGAAAGTGAGTCTGAAATGCAAGCATTGAGTGCTAGTGAATTTGATAGAGATCTAGATGTGAACCTATTGCCAAAACGTTTTGGTAATTATACCATGTTAGCCGAGAGCATACCCATTGCTGAGTTCCAAGGTCGGCCGCTTGCAGATCATCCGGCAGTCAAGTATGGACGTCCACCCGGTGCTCTTAGGGTACCTCGTGACCCACTTGATGCCACCACTGTAGCAGAGGCCGTATCTGTCATTTCTTGTTG GTACGAGGACAAGACAGAGTGGGGATATAGGGTAGGATGGATTTATGGGTCAGTGACAGAAGACGTGGTTACAGGGTATCGCATGCACAATCGTGGATGGCGTTCTGTGTATTGTGTAACAAAAAGAGACTCGTTTCGCGGATCCGCACCAATTAATCTCACTGATCGACTGCACCAGGTGTTGCGATGGGCCACAGGCTCTGTTGAAATCTTCTTCTCAAAGAATAATGCTTTACTTGCAAGTCGGCGCCTTAATTTTCTTCAAAGACTCGCTTACCTCAATGTTGGCATATACCCATTCACCTCTGTGTTCCTTATTGTGTATTGTTTCCTCCCTGCACTTTCTCTATTTTCTGGGTTCTTCATTGTCCAAACTCTTAGCATTGCCTTCTTGATCTACTTGCTTACCATCACcatatgtttggttttgttggcCATTCTTGAGGTAAAATGGTCTGGTGTTGAGTTAGAGCAATGGTGGAGAAACGAACAATTTTGGCTCATTTCTGGAACTAGTGCTCACTTTGCTGCTGTGGTTCAAGGACTCCTTAAGGTCATTGCTGGTATTGAAATTAATTTCACATTGACATCCAAATCTGCGGCAGAGGACGATGAAGATATATATGCAGATTTGTATATAGTTAAGTGGTCCTCCCTGATGATTCCACCCATTGTTATTGCTATGGTGAATATTATTGCCATTGTGGTTGCATTTTCTAGGACAATTTTCAGCGTATATCCAGATTGGAGCAAGTTTATTGGAGGTGCTTTCTTTAGTTTTTGGGTGCTTGCTCATTTGTATCCATTTGCAAAAGGGTTGATGGGGAGGAGAGGAAAGACCCCAACCATTGTGTATGTTTGGGCAGGTCTCGTTGCCATTACAATTTCTTTGTTGTGGATTGCCATTAGCCCACCCAAGGGAGGCGCAAAAGGTGTTAAGACAGAATTCCAATTTCCATGA